The Streptomyces vinaceus genome contains the following window.
GCGCCGGGCGATCGAAGACGCACAACCGATGGGCGAGGGGTACGCATGACTGACACCGGCCAGGTACCGGGCGAGGGTCTCCCGGACAACGCGGGCATGGTGGATCAGCAGGGCATTCCCGCTCCGGTCCAGCACCCGGCCCCCGCCCCCGCGCCCGTCCAGGGCGGCTACGCCTTCCAGGACCTCGTGGACAACCCGGCCGAGGCGGAGGACGAGGAACTGCTGCTCATGCCGAGCGGCCAGGGCTCGTGGAGCGACCCGCAGGTCGTGCCGCCGGCGCCGGCCTTCCCGGTCGAGACCTCCTACGGCGACGCTCCCTACGCCGAGTACCCCGAGGCGCAGGCCGCTTACGCGGAGCCCGCCTACCCCGCGTTCCCCGATCCCGCCTACGGCGACGCCTCCTACAGCGCCGGTGCGCACGAGGCCGGGGGCCGCGATTCCGGCGCGCTCGACCTCGGCGGCCTCGTGGTCCCGCCGCCGGCGGCCGCCGCGGCGGCTCCGGCCGCGCCCGTGGTCCCGCCGGCCCCTGCCCGCCGGCCGCTGCACATGGGCCCGCCGGTGCCCGAGGCCACCGGCGGAGTCGTACGTTCCCTCGCCGACCGGGGTCCGGCGGCGGCTCCCGTGACGCCCGTCGTGCCCGTGGCGCAGATGGCCGCTCCGGCGGCGCCCGCGCCCGTCGCCGCTCCGGTGGCGCCGATCCCGGTCCAGGTGGCCGGGCCGCCGACGGTGGGCCCCGAGTACCTGGACGTCACGGGCCCCGAGGCCGCCGCCGTCCCGGCCGCGCCGCAGCCGGGGGAGATCCCGCCGCAGGCGGGAGCCCCGTGGACGGCGGAGCCGGTGGCCGTGGCGGAGCACGCCGCCGAGCCGGCCGCCGCCGAGCCCATCGCCCCCGAGCCCGTGGTGGCGCCCGAGGCCGGGGTGGCCCCCGAGGCACCGGTGGCCGCCGAGGCGCCCGCCGAAGCCCCCGCAGCCGCGGAGGCCGCCGAGCCGGAGCCGGCCGCGGCGCCGGAGCCCGAGCCGGTCGCCGTCGCCGTACCCGTCGTGGAACCGGCGCCGGAGCCCCTCGCCGAGGCGCCCGTCGCCGAGCCGGTCGCCGCCGGGCCCGTCGAGGTCCCGGTGGCGCCCGCTGCCGGGCCGGAGCCGGTCATGGCCGAGGCCGCGCCGGTGGAGGTCGCGGTGGCCGACGTACCCGCGGCGGACGCACCCGTGGTCGAGGCGCCGGCCGCCGGGCCCGAGGCCCCGTCCGCGCAGGCGCCGGCGCAGGCCCCCCAGGCCCCGGAAGCCCCGCAGGTCCCCGAAGCCCCCCGGCCCGCCGAGGCCGTCGAGGCCGTCGAGGCCGTCGAGCCGGTCGCCACCGAGGCCCCGATCGCCCCCGTCGCCGTGGAGCCCGTACCGGAGACGGCCCCGCAGCCCGTCGCCGTGGAGCCCGACGCCGCTGCCGAACCCGCGCCGGAGCCGCTCGCCGCGCCCGAGCCCGCGCCCGAGCCGGTCGTCGTACCGGCCGCCGATCCGGCGGCCGAGGCCGCCGCGGAGGCCGCGCCCGAGCAGTTCGTCGCCCTCGCACCCGTCGTGGAGCCCTCCGCGGGCGAGGCGGCCCCCGCCTACGCGGACGCCGAGCGCGAGGCCGTCCTGCGCGTCATGCGCGAGCGCCGCGACATCCGCAACGGCTTCCGCACCGACCCGATCCCGCACGAGGTGCTCCTGCGCGTCCTGGAGGCCGCGCACCACGCGCCCAGCGTGGGTCACTCCCAGCCCTGGGACTTCGTCGTCATCCGTTCGGCCGAGACCCGCCGGACCATGCACGAGCTCGCCCAGCGCCAGCGCGAGGCCTACGCCAAGTCGCTGCCCAAGGGCCGGGCGAAGCAGTTCAAGGAACTCAAGATCGAGGCCATCCTCGACACCCCGGTGAACATCGTCGTCACCGCCGACCCCACCCGCGGCGGCCGCCACACCCTCGGCCGGCACACCCAGCCGCAGATGGCCCCGTACTCCTCGGCCCTCGCCGTCGAGAACCTCTGGCTCGCCGCGCGCGCCGAGGGCCTCGGCGTCGGCTGGGTCAGCTTCTTCGACGAGCGCGAGATGGTCCGCGAACTCGGCCTGCCCGAGCACCTGGAGGTCGTCGCGTACCTGTGCGTCGGCTACGTGGACGAGTTCCCGGAGGAGCCCGAGCTGGCACAGGCCGGCTGGTCGCAGCGCCGGCCGCTGGCCTGGGTCGTGCACGAGGAGACGTACGGCCGCCGCGCGCTGCCCGGCGAGGAGCCGCACGACCTGCTCTCGGAGACGGTCGCCAGCATCCGCCCGCTCGATGCGAAGGCCCTCGGCGAGGCGTGGGAGCGCCAGAAGCGCATGACCAAGCCCGCCGGGGCCCTGGGCATGCTCGAAATCATCTCCGCACAGCTGTCCGGCCTCTCCCGGGTCTGCCCGCCGCCGATCCCGGAGCCGGCCGCGGTCGCGATCTTCGCGGGCGACCACGGGGTGCACGCCCAGGGCGTCACCCCGTGGCCCCAGGAGGTCACGACGCAGATGGTGGCCAACTTCCTGGGTGGCGGCGCGGTCTGCAACGCGTTCGCGAACCAGGTCGGCGCCGAGGTCTGCGTGATCGACGTCGGCGTGGCCGGGGACCTGCCCGCCACCCCCGGCCTGCTCCCGCGCAAGGTCCGCCCGGGCACCGCGGACCTCTCCACGGGCCCGGCGATGACCCGCGAGGAGGCCGTCGCGGCCATCGAGGTGGGCATCGAGACGGCCCGCGACCTCGTCGCGGCCGGCAACAAGGCACTGCTCACGGGCGAGATGGGCATCGCGAACACCACGGTGTCCGCGGCCCTGATCTCGGTCTTCACCGGGGTCGACCCGGCGGAGGTCACCGGCCGCGGCACGGGCATCAACGACGAGACCCACGCCCGCAAGGTCGAGGTCGTACGCCGCGCGCTGGAGCTCCACCAGCCGGACCCGGCGGACCCGGTCGGCGTCCTCGCGGCCATCGGCGGCCTGGAGCACGCGGCCATCGTCGGCCTGCTCCTCGGCGGAGCCTCGCTGCGCACCCCCGTCATCCTGGACGGCGTCAGCGCCGGAGCCGCCGCCCTGGTGGCCCGGGCCATCGCCCCCGAGTCCCTCTCGGCGTGCATCGCGGGCCACCGCAGCGCCGAGCCGGGGCACGTGGCGGCCCTGAACAAGCTGGGCCTGCGCCCGCTGGTCGACCTGGACCTGCGGCTCGGCGAGGGCACCGGCGCCCTGCTGGCCCTCCCGCTCGTCCAGAGCGCGGCCCGCGCGATGCACGAGGTCGCCACGTTCGACTCGGCCGGAGTCACCGAGAAGTAGCCGGTACCCCTCCCCGGAACCAGGGTCGGTCAGACCCCCGGTTCCGGGGACGGGCGGGGTGGGGGAAGGGCCCGCGCGGCGGCGGACGCGGTGGGTCGTATCGTGGACCCGGACAGCAAAACCGCACGTCACACTCCGAAAGCCGCTCCAGCGCAGCAGCGGCCCGCAGACACCGCCCGCCGCATCAGGAGCCGCACCGCAATGGCCGAACACTCCGCCTACCCCGTAGGACTCCGCCTCGCCGGCCGCCGCGTCGTCGTCATCGGCGGCGGCCAGGTCGCCCAGCGCCGGCTGCCCGCGCTGGTCGCGGCCGGCGCCGACGTCCTGCTCGTCTCGCCCTCGGCCACGCCCTCCGTGGACGCCATGGCCGAGACCGGCGAGATCCGCTGGGAGCGCCGCCGCTACCGGGACGGGGACCTGGACGGTGCCTGGTACGCGCTGATCGCGACCCGCGACCGGGTTGCCAACGACGCCGCCTCCGCCGAGGCCGAGGCCCGCCGCGTCTGGTGCGTGCGCGCCGACGACGCCGAGGCGGCCACCGCCTGGACCCCGGCCACCGGCCGCGTCGAGGGCGTCACCGTCGCCGTCCTGAGCGGCAACGACCCCCGCCGCTCCGCCGCCGTCCGCGACGCGGTCGTCGAGGGGCTGCGCGACGGCTCCCTCACCCGCAACCGCCCCCGCACCCCCGGCGTCGCCCTCGTCGGCGGCGGTCCCGGTGACCCCGACCTGATCACCGTCCGCGGGCGCCGCCTCCTCGCCGAGGCCGACGTGGTCATCGCCGACCGGCTCGGCCCCCGCGACCTCCTCGACGAACTCCCGCCGCACGTCGAGGTCATCGACGCCGCGAAGATCCCGTACGGCCGCTACATGGCCCAGGAGGCCATCAACAACGCCCTGATCGAGCACGCCAAGGCGGGCAAGGCGGTGGTCCGGCTCAAGGGCGGGGACCCGTACGTCTTCGGCCGCGGTATGGAGGAGCTCCAGGCCCTCGCCGAGGCGGGCATCCCCTGCACCGTCGTCCCCGGCATCTCCAGCTCCATCTCGGTGCCCGGAGCCGTCGGCATCCCGGTCACCCACCGCGGTGTGGCGCACGAGTTCACCGTGGTCAGCGGCCACGTCGGCCCCGATGACCCGCGCTCCCTGGTGGACTGGGCCTCCCTCGCCAAGCTCACCGGCACCCTGGTGGTCCTCATGGGCGTGGACAAGATCGGCCTCATCGCCGAGGCCCTGGTCCGCCACGGGCGCCCCGCCGACACCCCCGTCGCGGTCGTCCAGGAGGGCACCACGGCCACCCAGCGCCGCGTGGACGCCACCCTCGCCACCGTCGGCGAGACCGTACGGGCGGCGGAGATCCGTCCGCCCGCGGTCATCGTGATCGGCGAGGTCGTCAACGTCGCGGCCCCCGCCGGCCCCGCCGCCTGAAACACCCGCGGCCCGCACGGCCGTTGGCACCACACCCCGGACAAGGCAGTATCACCCTGTGGCTGATCTCATCACCGTCGAAGACCCCGACGACCCGCGCCTTCGCGACTACACGGGCCTGACCGACGTCGAACTCCGGCGCCGGCGGGAGCCCGCGGAGGGCCTGTTCATCGCCGAGGGCGAGAAGGTCATCAGACGCGCCAAGGACGCCGGGTACGAGATGCGTTCGATGCTGCTCTCGGCCAAGTGGGTCGACGTCATGCGCGACGTCATCGACGAGCTCCCGGCGCCGGTCTACGCCGTCACCCCGGAGCTCGCCGAACGCGTCACCGGCTACCACGTGCACCGCGGCGCCCTCGCCTCGATGCAGCGCAAGCCGCTGCCGGCGGCCGACGAGCTGCTCGCGGCGGAGGGGGCGGGCACGGGACACCGGATCGCCGTCTTCGAGGGCTTCGTCGACCACGCCAACCTGGGCGCCGCCTTCCGCAGCGCCGCGGCCCTCGGCATCAGCGCGATACTGCTCTCCCCGGACTGCGCGGACCCGCTCTACCGGCGCGCCATCAAGGTCTCGATGGGCTCGGTGTTCTCGGTTCCGTACGCGCGGCTGGAGCAGTGGCCGGCCGACCTGGAGAAGGTCCGCGAGGCGGGCTACCGGATCCTGGCGATGACGCCGAGCGAGAAGGCCACACCCCTGGACCAGGTCCCGCCGGAGCGCTTCGAACGGTCCGCGATCATGCTCGGATCCGAGGGGCACGGCCTGTCCACCTACGCGCTGCGGGCCGCCGACGAGTGGGTCCGGATCCCGATGGCGGAGGGGATCGACTCCCTGAACGTGGCCGCGGCCTCGGCGGTGGCCTTCTACGCCACCCGCCCGCCGCAGCCCCCCGCTTCGCCGGAGGCCTAGAACTTCTGGGCGGCGGCGATGCCCAGGGCCACGATCAGCGTCACCACGACGAACACGATCAGGCGCTGGCGCATCAGCCGCGGGTCCGGCCGCGAGGGGCGCCGGCCCGCTCCCGTCGTGCGCGGGGCCTGGCGGCCGCCCGTACGCCCGGCCGTCGGCCGGGAGGAGGGGCCGCCGGGGTTCCGCGAGGACGAAGGGCGCGGGGACGGGGGCCGGGAGGACGAGGGCCGCGCGTGCCCCCCGCTGTTCGGTCCCTGGCCCTGCCCGTGCCCCTGGTCCGGCCCCTGGGGCGCGGGGGTGCCGCCCGTACGGCGCTCCGTGCGCTGGTCCGCGTACGCGTCGGCGAGCCGCCCGGTCGGCCGCTCCGCCCCCCGCGCGCGCTGCGCCGGCGGGCGCCCGTCGGACAGCCCCTGCGCCTCGCGGGCCGCGATCTCCTTCAGGCGCATCGACAGCTGGAGCGTGGTGGGCCGGTCCTCGGGATCCTTGGCGAGGCAGGCCTGTACGAGGGGCGCCAGTGCGTCCGGAACCCCGATCAGATGCGGCTCCTCGTGCACCACGCGGTACAGCATGACCTCGGAACTGCCGTGCCCGAAGGGCGAGTCGGCGGTCGCCGCGTAGGCGAGGGTGGCGCCCAGCGCGAAGACGTCGGTCGCCGGGGTGACGGCGGCCCCGCGCACCTGCTCGGGCGCGAGGAAGCCGGGGGAGCCGACGGCCGTGCCCACGTGGGTGAGGGTGCTTGCGCCGGTGGCCCAGGCGATCCCGAAGTCGATGATCCGGGGACCCTTGGGCGACAGAAGAATGTTCGAGGGCTTGAGATCGCGGTGGACGACCCCCGCCTCGTGCACGGCGACCAGTCCCTCGGAGAGCGCGGCCCCGATCGCGGCGATCTGCGCGGCCGTCAGAGGACCCTCCTCGGCCACCTTGTCGTGCAGGGACGGGCCGGGCACGTACTGCGTGGCGAACCACGGGCGCTCCGCCTCCAGGTCCGCGGCCACCAGGCGCGCGGTGCACCCGCCGCGGATCCGCCGGGCCGCGGAGACCTCGCGCGCGAAGCGCGAGCGGAACTCCTGGTCCTCGGCCAGATCGGGCCGGATCACCTTCAGCGCGACCCGCTGGCCACGCCGGTCCGACCCCAGGTAGACCACGCCCATGCCGCCGGCACCGAGCCGTCGGTGCAGCCTGAATGAGCCGACGACACGCGGGTCCTCGCGCCGGAGCCGCATCATCGCCATGTCCACCCCGCTGACCGGTCGTCCTGTTGACGTGCCACAGCTTACGGACCATCCGCCACGAGCGCTCAGAGGCCGCGCCCTCGCCGCGAGATTCGATTGTCAGTGCGGGGCAACCCACTTGAGGGTTCCCCACCCGCACGGACCCCTGTCCGCAAGGCACTTGCCCGTACGGCCAAACGGCCCTCGGGCCAAGGGGATTGGCCATCCGGCGGGGGTCGTGCGCGGGGCGCGCGGCGGGCCGGGGCGCGTGCGCCGGGCGGGCGCCGCGAGGTGATCTTGCCCGTACCCCGTCGGCGGACACGCATGCGCGGGGAGTGACGGAAGTGAGCGAACTCACTACCCTCCGGTCATCCCCTCCGGGATGACCCCCACAGCGGGGGAGCGGTCTCCACCCAGGGGAGTACACGCGTCGCGGTCCGTCATCCTCCTGGAGGCCTGCCAAGGGGTACGAGGGCAGGACGCCAGGGGACTTCCCCGCGCCTAGTGTTGAGGACAAGCGGCGGGTGGAGCACTCGTCCCCCGAGGTCACAAGCCCGCCGCTGCCAACCGACAGGGAGAGGACCATGGCGGACGTCACGCGGCACGGACGCAAGGCATTCGCGTTCAACGGCCATGAGTCCGGCACGCGCCATCCACTGGTGGCCGCGGCCATGGTGCTCCCCCTGGCCGCCCTCCTGCTCTTCCTCTTCGGAGGATTCGACCAGGTGGCGGCACAGGCGTCGTCCGTGGGCGTGATGCTGGGGCGCTGAGCGGCGCCCCGGGTCCGGGAGAGCGGCCCGGACCGGGACATCGGCCTGTCGAACCCCGTGGGGACGGGGGCGCGACGGACGGCAGGTGAAGGGTGCTGCCCGTACGACTGGGGAGTCGGACGGGCAGCACCCTTTTTCATGCCCTCTCCCGCGGACGTCCGCCGCCTCACGCGGCCCCGCCGTTCCGTAATCTGCTTCCGAGAAGCCAGTGACGGGAGCCGTGGAGCCGCGATGAACCAGGAGCCACTGCCCGCCGCCCTCGCGGCGTACGCCGGCGCGGGGGAGCGGGGCACCCCGTACGAACTGCTCGCCGAGCGCGAGGACGGGACCGTCGTGCGCTGCGGCGAGATCGTCGCCAAGGCGCACGCCGGGGACAGCGACCGCGCGGGCCTGGCCGTACGGATGAGGATCGCCGCGGACCAGGCGCTGGCCGGGGTGCTGCTGGCCCCGCTGCGCCCCGAGGTCGGCTACCTCGCGGGCCGGCCGGTGTCCCTGTGGCCGTACGGGGCCCCCGTCGACCCGGAGCGGCCCGAGGACGCCCCCTGGGAGGCGGCGGGGCGGCTGCTGGCGGCCCTGCACCGGGTGCCCGTGCACCGGCTGCCCGGACCGGTCCCCCCGATGCGCGGTCCGGCCAAGCTGGCCCGCGCCCTGCGCCGCCTGTCCCGGGCGACGGCTCCCGACGCGGTCCGCGGCCGGGACGGTGCGCGCAGCGCCGACGGCGCCCGCGGCCCCGGCGGGATGCGGCCCGGGACCGCGCTCGTGCCCGGCCCCGCCGAGGGCCGGCCCGCCGGCGACCTCGTACGGGCCGCCGCGCGGACCCTGCCCGCCTGGGTCCGGGGGGAGGCCCCGGCACCCCGGGGCGGCACCCTGTGCCACGGGGACCTGCACCTGGGCCAGTTGGTGCGCGGGCCCGGCCCCGACGGGGGCTGGCGCCTCATCGACGTGGACGACCTGGGGGTCGGCATCCCGGCGTGGGATCTGGCCCGGCCGGCCGCCTGGTACGCCGCCGGGCTGCTGGACACCGGCGCCTGGGTCCGCTTCCTCGACTCCTACCGCGCCGCGGGCGGCCCCGCGGCGGGGCCGCCCGGCTCCGACCCCTGGCCGGAACTGGACCTCGCGGCCCGGGCCCTCACCGTGCAGACCGCGGCCCTCGCCCTGGCCAAATCGGCGGAAAGCCACCGCCGACTCGAAGACGTGGAACGGCTGATGGTGGAATCCTGTGCCCGAATTGCCTCCCTCCCGCCCGACTTGGAGCCGCAGCCTCCGTCGTAGGGTGAGCTTCACGCCACCGGGCATGCATCCGGTGTCGAAGCAGACGGCGAGGAGTTGATCCGGTCATGCAGTGTCCGAAGTGTCACGCGATGATGCACACCTACAACCGCAACGGTGTCCAGATCGAGCAGTGCAGCAACTGCCGCGGCATCTTCCTCGACTACGGCGAGCTGGAGGCGCTGACCCGCCTGGAGTCGCAGTACACCGGCGGCCAGTACGGCCAGGTCCCGCCGCCCGCCGCGCCCCCGGCCCCCTACCCGGCCGCGCACGCCCCCGCCCCCGCCTGGGGCGCCCCGCACCACGGCGGCCACGGCCACGGCCACCACGGCCACCACAAGGGCGGCTTCGGCCGGATGCTCTTCTCCTCCTGAGCCGCGAGCCGCGGCCGGTGCGGCTCACCCCGCGCCGGCCTCCCCGGCAACGCGGAAGCCCCGGCCGTGGATACGGCCGGGGCTTCCGGAGGTGGTGCGCGATACTGGGATTGAACCAGTGACCTCTTCCGTGTCAGGGAAGCGCTCTCCCGCTGAGCTAATCGCGCGGGACCGCGGTACGAAACCGCGGCTCTCACAAGGTGTTGCCGGTACTGCGTGCGCGATACTGGGATTGAACCAGTGACCTCTTCCGTGTCAGGGAAGCGCTCTCCCGCTGAGCTAATCGCGCGGGGATCCTTGCGGACCAGGTCCTTGCGGACCAGTGGACGATACTGGGATTGAACCAGTGACCTCTTCCGTGTCAGGGAAGCGCTCTCCCGCTGAGCTAATCGTCCTTGGAGGTGGAGACGGGATTTGAACCCGTGTAGACGGCTTTGCAGGCCGTTGCCTCGCCTCTCGGCCACTCCACCTGGAGCTGCGGGGGTTCTCGGGAAGATCCCCCACTTCGAGCGGACGACGAGACTCGAACTCGCGACATCCACCTTGGCAAGGTGGTGCTCTACCAACTGAGCTACGTCCGCAGGTCACCGTGTTCGCTCCGGGGTTTTCCCCCTTCGCTCCCTGGCGACGTGTTGAACTCTAGCGGATTCCCGGGCCAGCTCAAAAACGCGTTTCCGCAGCGTGCTGCCGCTCGATCACCACCGGTCACCCGGCGGTCACCTCTCCGGCGCCGCGGCGTCACCGGTCATAGACTCGCAGCCGTGCACGACCTGCTTCCCCTGGCCCGCTTCGGCGGCCTCCTCGCGACCGACCTCCGAGACGTCACCAGCGACCCCTCCGCCCTCGACTCGACGGGCTTCTGGGCGGTCGCCGCGGACTTCGAGGGCCGGCTGGTCTGCGCCCGCTTCGGCGACATACGCCCCGACCCCGTCCCGGCCCCCGTCCCGGGGGCCTGGCGAGGCCCCGCCGCCGACCGGTGGTCCTCCTCCCTCGACCGCGCGGCCTACACGGCCGGCGTACGCCGCATCCGCGAGTACATCGCCGCCGGCGAGGTCTACCAGGCCAACCTCTGCCGCGTGATGTCCGCGCCCCTGCCCGACCCGGACCGCGCCGACGTCGACGCCCTCACGGCGCTCCTCGCCCGCGGTAATCCCGCCCCGTACGCAGGAACGATTCGTCTCCCGGCCCACGGCGTGGAGATCGCCACCGCCTCGCCCGAGCTGTACCTGCGCCGGGCCGGCCGCCACGTGGAGTCCGGTCCCATCAAGGGCACCGGCCGCACCGCAGCCGACCTCCTGCCGAAGGACCACGCCGAGAACGTCATGATCGTGGACCTCGTACGCAACGACCTCGGCCGGGTCTGCGCCACCGGCTCCGTCACCGTCCCCGAGCTGTGCGCCGTGGAGGAGCACCCGGGCCTGGTCCACCTCGTCTCCACCGTCAGCGGCGAACTCGCCGCCGGCGCCGGCTGGCCCGAGCTGCTCGCCGCCACCTTCCCGCCCGGCTCCGTCACCGGCGCCCCCAAGTCCTCCGCGCTGCGGATCATCGAGGCCCTGGAGACCGCCCCCCGCGGCCCCTACTGCGGGGGCATCGGCTGGGTCGACGCCGACCGCGGCACCGCCGAGCTCGCCGTCGGCATCCGCACCTTCTGGATCGACCGGACGCGCCCGGGCGGCCCCAGCCTGCTCTTCGGCACCGGCGCCGGCATCACCTGGGGCTCCGACCCCGACCGCGAATGGGCCGAGACGGAGCTCAAGGCCGCCCGCCTGCTCCGGGTAGCGTCGGGAACCCATGAGGTGAGCGGCACCCCTGGGTGAGCGGAGGGATCGTACGGTGAGGATCTGGCTCGACGGCGCGCTGCGCAGCGCCGACAGCGCACAGGTGTCCGTCTTCGACCACGGGCTGACCGTGGGCGACGGAGTGTTCGAGACCGTGAAGGCGGAGCGCGGCACGGCCTTCGCGCTCACCCGGCACGTGGACCGGCTCACCCGCTCGGCCCGCGGCCTCGGGCTGGCCGACCCCGACCCCGAGGAGGTGCGCCGGGCCTGCGCGGCCGTCCTGGAGGCCAACCCGCTGCCGCTCGCCCGCATGCGCATCACCTACACCGGCGGCGTGTCCCCGCTCGGCTCCGACCGCGGCGACGCCGGCCCCACCCTCGTCGTGGCCCTCGCCGAGGAGGTCCGCCGGCCCGACACCACCGCGGTGATCACCGTGCCCTGGGTGCGCAACGAGCGCTCC
Protein-coding sequences here:
- a CDS encoding phosphotransferase family protein translates to MNQEPLPAALAAYAGAGERGTPYELLAEREDGTVVRCGEIVAKAHAGDSDRAGLAVRMRIAADQALAGVLLAPLRPEVGYLAGRPVSLWPYGAPVDPERPEDAPWEAAGRLLAALHRVPVHRLPGPVPPMRGPAKLARALRRLSRATAPDAVRGRDGARSADGARGPGGMRPGTALVPGPAEGRPAGDLVRAAARTLPAWVRGEAPAPRGGTLCHGDLHLGQLVRGPGPDGGWRLIDVDDLGVGIPAWDLARPAAWYAAGLLDTGAWVRFLDSYRAAGGPAAGPPGSDPWPELDLAARALTVQTAALALAKSAESHRRLEDVERLMVESCARIASLPPDLEPQPPS
- the cobT gene encoding nicotinate-nucleotide--dimethylbenzimidazole phosphoribosyltransferase, whose translation is MTDTGQVPGEGLPDNAGMVDQQGIPAPVQHPAPAPAPVQGGYAFQDLVDNPAEAEDEELLLMPSGQGSWSDPQVVPPAPAFPVETSYGDAPYAEYPEAQAAYAEPAYPAFPDPAYGDASYSAGAHEAGGRDSGALDLGGLVVPPPAAAAAAPAAPVVPPAPARRPLHMGPPVPEATGGVVRSLADRGPAAAPVTPVVPVAQMAAPAAPAPVAAPVAPIPVQVAGPPTVGPEYLDVTGPEAAAVPAAPQPGEIPPQAGAPWTAEPVAVAEHAAEPAAAEPIAPEPVVAPEAGVAPEAPVAAEAPAEAPAAAEAAEPEPAAAPEPEPVAVAVPVVEPAPEPLAEAPVAEPVAAGPVEVPVAPAAGPEPVMAEAAPVEVAVADVPAADAPVVEAPAAGPEAPSAQAPAQAPQAPEAPQVPEAPRPAEAVEAVEAVEPVATEAPIAPVAVEPVPETAPQPVAVEPDAAAEPAPEPLAAPEPAPEPVVVPAADPAAEAAAEAAPEQFVALAPVVEPSAGEAAPAYADAEREAVLRVMRERRDIRNGFRTDPIPHEVLLRVLEAAHHAPSVGHSQPWDFVVIRSAETRRTMHELAQRQREAYAKSLPKGRAKQFKELKIEAILDTPVNIVVTADPTRGGRHTLGRHTQPQMAPYSSALAVENLWLAARAEGLGVGWVSFFDEREMVRELGLPEHLEVVAYLCVGYVDEFPEEPELAQAGWSQRRPLAWVVHEETYGRRALPGEEPHDLLSETVASIRPLDAKALGEAWERQKRMTKPAGALGMLEIISAQLSGLSRVCPPPIPEPAAVAIFAGDHGVHAQGVTPWPQEVTTQMVANFLGGGAVCNAFANQVGAEVCVIDVGVAGDLPATPGLLPRKVRPGTADLSTGPAMTREEAVAAIEVGIETARDLVAAGNKALLTGEMGIANTTVSAALISVFTGVDPAEVTGRGTGINDETHARKVEVVRRALELHQPDPADPVGVLAAIGGLEHAAIVGLLLGGASLRTPVILDGVSAGAAALVARAIAPESLSACIAGHRSAEPGHVAALNKLGLRPLVDLDLRLGEGTGALLALPLVQSAARAMHEVATFDSAGVTEK
- a CDS encoding chorismate-binding protein; its protein translation is MHDLLPLARFGGLLATDLRDVTSDPSALDSTGFWAVAADFEGRLVCARFGDIRPDPVPAPVPGAWRGPAADRWSSSLDRAAYTAGVRRIREYIAAGEVYQANLCRVMSAPLPDPDRADVDALTALLARGNPAPYAGTIRLPAHGVEIATASPELYLRRAGRHVESGPIKGTGRTAADLLPKDHAENVMIVDLVRNDLGRVCATGSVTVPELCAVEEHPGLVHLVSTVSGELAAGAGWPELLAATFPPGSVTGAPKSSALRIIEALETAPRGPYCGGIGWVDADRGTAELAVGIRTFWIDRTRPGGPSLLFGTGAGITWGSDPDREWAETELKAARLLRVASGTHEVSGTPG
- a CDS encoding TrmH family RNA methyltransferase, with the translated sequence MADLITVEDPDDPRLRDYTGLTDVELRRRREPAEGLFIAEGEKVIRRAKDAGYEMRSMLLSAKWVDVMRDVIDELPAPVYAVTPELAERVTGYHVHRGALASMQRKPLPAADELLAAEGAGTGHRIAVFEGFVDHANLGAAFRSAAALGISAILLSPDCADPLYRRAIKVSMGSVFSVPYARLEQWPADLEKVREAGYRILAMTPSEKATPLDQVPPERFERSAIMLGSEGHGLSTYALRAADEWVRIPMAEGIDSLNVAAASAVAFYATRPPQPPASPEA
- a CDS encoding zf-TFIIB domain-containing protein encodes the protein MQCPKCHAMMHTYNRNGVQIEQCSNCRGIFLDYGELEALTRLESQYTGGQYGQVPPPAAPPAPYPAAHAPAPAWGAPHHGGHGHGHHGHHKGGFGRMLFSS
- a CDS encoding serine/threonine-protein kinase, with amino-acid sequence MAMMRLRREDPRVVGSFRLHRRLGAGGMGVVYLGSDRRGQRVALKVIRPDLAEDQEFRSRFAREVSAARRIRGGCTARLVAADLEAERPWFATQYVPGPSLHDKVAEEGPLTAAQIAAIGAALSEGLVAVHEAGVVHRDLKPSNILLSPKGPRIIDFGIAWATGASTLTHVGTAVGSPGFLAPEQVRGAAVTPATDVFALGATLAYAATADSPFGHGSSEVMLYRVVHEEPHLIGVPDALAPLVQACLAKDPEDRPTTLQLSMRLKEIAAREAQGLSDGRPPAQRARGAERPTGRLADAYADQRTERRTGGTPAPQGPDQGHGQGQGPNSGGHARPSSSRPPSPRPSSSRNPGGPSSRPTAGRTGGRQAPRTTGAGRRPSRPDPRLMRQRLIVFVVVTLIVALGIAAAQKF
- the cobA gene encoding uroporphyrinogen-III C-methyltransferase; this encodes MAEHSAYPVGLRLAGRRVVVIGGGQVAQRRLPALVAAGADVLLVSPSATPSVDAMAETGEIRWERRRYRDGDLDGAWYALIATRDRVANDAASAEAEARRVWCVRADDAEAATAWTPATGRVEGVTVAVLSGNDPRRSAAVRDAVVEGLRDGSLTRNRPRTPGVALVGGGPGDPDLITVRGRRLLAEADVVIADRLGPRDLLDELPPHVEVIDAAKIPYGRYMAQEAINNALIEHAKAGKAVVRLKGGDPYVFGRGMEELQALAEAGIPCTVVPGISSSISVPGAVGIPVTHRGVAHEFTVVSGHVGPDDPRSLVDWASLAKLTGTLVVLMGVDKIGLIAEALVRHGRPADTPVAVVQEGTTATQRRVDATLATVGETVRAAEIRPPAVIVIGEVVNVAAPAGPAA